From one Streptomyces sp. SCSIO 30461 genomic stretch:
- a CDS encoding radical SAM protein gives MTVLDERPSATLLDHLSLEITSRCQLTCPSQCYAEAGPTRDHGSMTADDWHRLIDEAAALGTSTVTFIGGEPTLHPQFALLVEHALRVGLNVRVHSNFYKVRAEHWRLFEDPRVRVATTYHSDTAAEHDAITGRDGSHAATRASIVEAVRRGVRLRVAIVDHGNGQRAQQARAEMEALGVAATVDKVRAVGRASGGLLPSTSSLCGRCAVGKAAVLPDGRVAPCEIGRFLAMGSVREVPLASVLASPEWAQACASVPARASADPCGPDCGPSDDSSSGGGSCGPMG, from the coding sequence ATGACCGTGCTGGACGAACGCCCCTCTGCCACGTTGCTCGATCACCTCTCGCTGGAAATCACCTCCCGCTGCCAGTTGACCTGCCCGTCCCAGTGCTATGCCGAGGCCGGACCGACCCGGGACCACGGCAGCATGACGGCCGACGACTGGCACCGGCTCATCGATGAGGCCGCCGCTCTCGGGACGAGCACCGTGACGTTCATCGGCGGCGAGCCCACCCTGCACCCGCAGTTCGCCTTGCTCGTCGAACACGCCCTGCGCGTCGGCCTGAACGTCCGGGTCCACTCCAACTTCTACAAGGTCCGCGCCGAGCACTGGCGCCTCTTCGAGGACCCGCGGGTGCGCGTGGCGACCACCTATCACAGCGATACCGCCGCCGAGCACGACGCGATCACCGGCCGGGACGGGTCCCACGCGGCGACGCGCGCATCCATCGTCGAGGCGGTACGCCGGGGCGTTAGGCTGCGGGTCGCCATCGTCGACCACGGCAACGGCCAGCGGGCACAGCAGGCCCGCGCCGAGATGGAGGCCCTCGGGGTCGCCGCCACCGTCGACAAGGTCCGCGCGGTCGGGCGCGCCTCCGGCGGCCTTCTGCCGTCCACGTCGTCGCTGTGCGGGCGGTGCGCCGTTGGCAAGGCTGCCGTTCTGCCTGACGGTCGGGTGGCTCCCTGCGAGATCGGCCGTTTCCTGGCGATGGGCAGTGTCCGGGAGGTGCCGCTCGCGTCGGTCCTGGCCAGCCCCGAGTGGGCGCAGGCGTGCGCGAGCGTCCCGGCTCGGGCTTCGGCGGACCCGTGCGGGCCGGACTGCGGCCCTTCGGACGACAGTTCGTCCGGGGGCGGCTCCTGTGGCCCGATGGGCTGA
- a CDS encoding ATP-binding protein, translating to MSIQRDPSEDTDGLSERDAAWPGRLRQLIRGRLIQWAQPDVIETVQLLLTELATNALRHGQGQDIDVRVLFCGGQCVIEVADGTPDPAELRDVTPDDEHGRGLFLVDAIADAWGTSPDGTTTWCSLSLS from the coding sequence ATGTCCATCCAGCGAGACCCCTCCGAGGACACCGATGGCCTCTCCGAACGAGACGCTGCCTGGCCTGGAAGGCTCCGACAGCTCATTCGCGGCCGACTCATCCAGTGGGCACAGCCCGACGTGATCGAGACCGTGCAACTGCTGCTGACCGAACTGGCGACCAATGCCCTCCGGCACGGCCAAGGGCAGGACATCGATGTCCGGGTCCTCTTCTGTGGTGGTCAGTGCGTGATCGAGGTAGCCGACGGCACTCCGGACCCCGCTGAGCTCCGGGACGTGACTCCTGACGATGAGCATGGCCGCGGTCTGTTCCTTGTTGACGCCATCGCCGACGCCTGGGGCACCAGCCCGGACGGCACGACGACCTGGTGTTCCCTCTCCCTCTCGTAA
- a CDS encoding helix-turn-helix transcriptional regulator: MELGIQLRQLRENCPPVEDGRARGMTRKAAVRGLRALSEASLARVENGELNFRRNVGDLRTLLKRYAVDDDELIEQLVELNREAPNDEWLTQYRAFMPAGMPHYVGLEAEANEILAYHPTVVYGLLQTEHYARALFEVQRPVEDTTSEFINRNVDLRMDRKRRVLERDDVRLRVILGEAALCIPVGDEATMRDQCREIVKLAREDHIQVQVLPFKRGYRASNDFAILDLGELPSRVQTDNAWGAVSTSDKPREVDRFTRRFNAMVGAALGLEETIEFLEALTGK; the protein is encoded by the coding sequence TTGGAGCTCGGCATCCAACTCAGACAGTTGCGCGAGAACTGCCCGCCCGTCGAGGACGGCAGGGCCCGGGGGATGACCCGCAAGGCTGCCGTACGCGGACTCAGGGCGTTGTCCGAGGCGTCTCTCGCGCGGGTCGAAAACGGCGAGCTCAACTTCCGGCGCAACGTCGGAGACCTGCGCACGCTGTTGAAGCGATACGCCGTGGATGATGATGAACTGATCGAGCAACTGGTTGAGCTGAATCGCGAGGCGCCGAACGATGAGTGGCTCACTCAGTACCGGGCATTCATGCCAGCGGGCATGCCGCACTACGTCGGCCTGGAGGCGGAGGCCAACGAGATCTTGGCCTACCATCCGACCGTCGTATATGGCCTCCTACAAACAGAGCACTACGCGCGTGCGCTGTTCGAGGTTCAGCGGCCCGTGGAGGACACCACCAGCGAGTTCATCAACCGCAACGTGGACCTTCGGATGGACCGTAAACGCAGAGTCCTTGAACGCGATGACGTCCGCCTGCGCGTGATCCTCGGCGAGGCGGCCCTGTGTATCCCCGTCGGCGACGAGGCAACTATGCGTGACCAGTGCCGCGAGATCGTCAAGCTCGCACGCGAGGACCACATTCAGGTCCAGGTCCTGCCCTTCAAACGCGGCTACCGAGCCAGCAACGACTTCGCCATCCTGGACCTCGGCGAACTTCCCTCGCGGGTTCAGACCGACAATGCGTGGGGGGCCGTGTCCACCTCGGACAAGCCCCGCGAAGTCGACCGGTTCACACGCCGGTTCAACGCGATGGTTGGGGCCGCCCTCGGCCTCGAAGAAACCATCGAATTCCTGGAAGCACTCACCGGAAAGTAG
- a CDS encoding DUF397 domain-containing protein, translating to MGPPSASKKPSNSWKHSPESSGAINTHRQHQPSTATAPESAWYKSSYSSDGTGNCVEAADLPATVAIRDSKDKQGPALVFPRRSWHSFVAGIREEAFTA from the coding sequence TTGGGGCCGCCCTCGGCCTCGAAGAAACCATCGAATTCCTGGAAGCACTCACCGGAAAGTAGCGGAGCCATCAACACTCACCGACAGCACCAGCCCTCGACTGCGACCGCCCCGGAAAGCGCCTGGTACAAGTCCTCGTACAGTAGCGACGGCACCGGCAACTGTGTGGAGGCAGCTGACCTCCCGGCCACGGTTGCCATCCGTGACTCCAAGGACAAGCAGGGGCCCGCCCTCGTCTTCCCGCGCCGCTCATGGCATTCCTTCGTGGCTGGTATTCGCGAGGAAGCCTTCACGGCCTGA
- a CDS encoding methyltransferase domain-containing protein, with translation MDTEARRWADHMEASGCWPDSSMWIRPAMLERAPRHEYAPDLVWVWNGDQWAAVERTTEPDQWAAAIYGSPYDSTITQITDSLPSSSLSCGSVVADMLDSLRLAPGDRVLELGAGLGWNAALLALQAGPGHVTSVEVDATLAAEARKRLDAAGLGVDVHAGDGAAGWLAGAPYDRIIATYAVETVPWTWVEQTRPGGRIVTPWGRLGHVALTVADDGQSASGWVQGLGMFMPSRGVDQGREWDQIPRNGQVETESPFPRAVEGLADSSLLFALRVLLPDIRITSRTDRSPMAWVHDGYSSWATISVTGPEGGAAVASQGGPRRLVDEIAVGWERWVHAGSPSLYDFGMTRTPDAQYLWVEDGEGGRQRWEPLQSSHHQSDQAA, from the coding sequence ATGGACACCGAAGCCCGCCGCTGGGCTGACCACATGGAGGCGTCCGGCTGCTGGCCTGATTCCTCCATGTGGATCCGTCCAGCCATGCTGGAGAGAGCACCCCGGCACGAGTACGCACCTGACCTGGTGTGGGTCTGGAACGGTGACCAATGGGCGGCCGTAGAACGGACCACAGAACCTGACCAGTGGGCGGCGGCGATCTACGGCAGCCCGTACGACTCAACCATCACCCAAATCACCGATAGCCTGCCCTCCTCCAGCCTGTCCTGCGGCTCGGTGGTGGCCGACATGCTCGACTCGCTCAGGCTCGCCCCCGGGGACCGGGTCCTCGAACTGGGGGCTGGCCTCGGCTGGAACGCCGCGCTCCTCGCGCTGCAGGCCGGACCCGGGCACGTCACCAGCGTGGAGGTCGACGCGACCCTGGCCGCCGAAGCACGCAAACGGCTGGACGCTGCGGGACTCGGTGTCGATGTACACGCCGGTGACGGGGCCGCCGGTTGGCTGGCGGGTGCGCCGTATGACCGGATCATCGCGACCTATGCGGTGGAAACGGTGCCGTGGACATGGGTGGAGCAGACCCGGCCTGGCGGGCGGATCGTCACCCCCTGGGGACGTCTCGGGCATGTCGCGCTCACCGTCGCCGACGACGGGCAGTCCGCTTCAGGTTGGGTGCAGGGCCTGGGTATGTTCATGCCCAGCCGGGGCGTCGACCAGGGCAGGGAGTGGGACCAGATCCCGCGGAACGGGCAAGTCGAGACCGAAAGCCCCTTCCCGCGAGCGGTAGAAGGTCTGGCGGACAGCAGCCTCCTGTTCGCGCTCCGCGTGCTGTTGCCGGACATCCGAATCACCAGCCGGACGGACCGCAGTCCGATGGCGTGGGTGCACGACGGCTACTCATCCTGGGCCACCATCTCCGTGACTGGCCCCGAAGGCGGCGCGGCTGTGGCGTCCCAGGGCGGGCCACGGCGCCTGGTAGATGAGATCGCCGTAGGTTGGGAGCGCTGGGTTCATGCAGGCAGTCCGTCGCTGTACGACTTCGGGATGACCCGCACGCCCGATGCGCAGTACCTCTGGGTCGAGGACGGAGAGGGCGGCCGTCAACGATGGGAGCCGTTGCAGAGCTCGCACCATCAGTCCGATCAGGCCGCCTGA
- a CDS encoding tyrosine-type recombinase/integrase, which produces MVTTKAALDVAATGEVVDAELVDDDASTRLPAAADVESAPAFRVTRHTILAEGELPPRAEEDPPFTAKDITVPPSVKKRITERGARTTRVNRDSTRTRFEQWCIKEGRVARPTTTTANVAAYFGYLMETGKPDGSRYSPDSLLAYCSRIVSWYPKGVRPDASLVREMIEDYRLEEFIPAGGEKEQSAGLTMKYLVRVLAEIDESTRIGRRDAAMLVLHYGMLYRSIEVTDLLVKQIRVDTDGVWVWTAKSKTRRKGKGRWRFIRDRDDLRIVARVRAWLADLREMREPTEHDQNPADGEPAYLPTKPLLRALTTTGNLKRRKNATVRGLFLTGRAVNEMVKARAEAAGVALINGLKVTSHSLRAGPNTDMAEALVPLSERNTAGDWSAESTLADDVYNRPDGTIDTSKNDPLDAVPLYGQFEAAAP; this is translated from the coding sequence GTGGTGACGACCAAGGCGGCGCTCGACGTGGCCGCTACCGGAGAAGTCGTCGACGCCGAACTCGTCGACGACGACGCCTCAACTCGGCTGCCCGCCGCCGCCGATGTCGAGTCGGCGCCCGCCTTCCGCGTCACCCGGCACACCATCCTCGCCGAGGGGGAGCTGCCGCCGCGCGCCGAGGAGGACCCGCCCTTCACCGCGAAGGACATCACCGTCCCGCCCAGTGTGAAGAAGCGGATCACCGAGCGCGGCGCCCGCACCACCCGGGTCAACCGCGACTCCACGCGCACCCGTTTCGAGCAGTGGTGCATCAAGGAGGGGCGCGTCGCCCGGCCCACCACCACGACGGCCAACGTCGCCGCGTACTTCGGCTACCTCATGGAGACGGGGAAGCCGGACGGCAGCAGGTACAGCCCGGACAGTCTGCTCGCCTACTGCTCCCGGATCGTCTCCTGGTACCCGAAGGGGGTGCGGCCGGACGCCTCCCTGGTCCGCGAGATGATCGAGGACTATCGGCTGGAGGAATTCATCCCGGCCGGAGGAGAGAAGGAGCAGTCGGCCGGTCTGACCATGAAGTACCTGGTCAGGGTGCTCGCCGAGATCGACGAGAGCACCCGGATCGGGCGCCGCGACGCGGCCATGCTCGTCCTGCACTACGGGATGCTCTACCGCTCCATCGAGGTCACGGACCTGCTGGTCAAGCAGATCCGGGTAGACACCGACGGGGTGTGGGTGTGGACCGCGAAGAGCAAGACGCGCCGCAAGGGCAAGGGCCGGTGGCGCTTCATCCGCGACCGCGACGACCTGCGGATCGTCGCCCGCGTACGCGCCTGGCTCGCTGATCTGCGCGAAATGCGCGAGCCCACCGAGCACGACCAGAACCCGGCGGACGGTGAGCCCGCGTACCTGCCGACCAAGCCGCTCCTCCGCGCCCTGACCACCACCGGCAACCTCAAGCGTCGGAAGAACGCGACCGTGCGGGGCCTCTTCCTCACCGGCCGGGCCGTCAACGAGATGGTCAAGGCCCGCGCGGAGGCCGCGGGCGTGGCCCTCATCAACGGCCTCAAGGTCACCTCCCACAGCCTGCGGGCGGGACCGAACACCGACATGGCCGAGGCCCTAGTCCCGCTGTCGGAGCGCAATACCGCCGGCGACTGGAGCGCCGAATCCACCCTCGCCGACGACGTCTACAACCGGCCCGACGGCACCATCGACACCAGCAAGAACGACCCGCTCGACGCGGTACCGCTCTATGGCCAGTTCGAAGCAGCCGCTCCGTGA
- a CDS encoding helix-turn-helix transcriptional regulator, with protein MNPLPGDLFARRLRQERERLGISQAELARRMAALLGTNVDSTAITRIEQQTRAVRLDEAVTAAEALGVPLITLVSDNYARENEAEIQNQLAELALAEQEWERLRQKVHRITQTIQQLSAEREAFRSHALDINPEAAGDYELAPETQAALDTRMRDAHNKPAGDGPGPGA; from the coding sequence ATGAACCCACTGCCCGGGGACCTTTTCGCCCGCCGACTTCGCCAGGAACGCGAACGCCTCGGCATCAGCCAGGCAGAGCTAGCGCGCCGTATGGCGGCACTGCTCGGCACGAACGTCGACTCCACCGCCATCACACGCATCGAGCAGCAGACCCGCGCGGTCAGGCTCGACGAGGCGGTCACCGCTGCCGAGGCCCTCGGGGTTCCCCTGATCACACTGGTTAGCGACAACTACGCCCGGGAAAACGAGGCTGAGATCCAGAACCAGCTCGCCGAGCTCGCCCTCGCCGAGCAGGAGTGGGAGAGGCTGCGCCAGAAGGTCCACCGGATCACCCAGACCATCCAGCAACTCTCCGCCGAGCGGGAGGCCTTCCGCTCGCATGCGCTGGACATCAACCCGGAAGCCGCCGGCGACTACGAGCTCGCCCCTGAGACCCAGGCCGCGCTCGACACCCGGATGCGTGATGCCCACAACAAGCCGGCCGGGGATGGCCCAGGTCCAGGCGCGTGA
- a CDS encoding phage tail tip lysozyme produces the protein MATDKPHRSPKKGATKEQPSTSVSQEMPRQGRGTKKLGPEQGIREPPEDKVRVPKQLPRRGVDSPGPSGTANTAPKAPEAAPKMPDAADTAGEAAGAANAGAKIHQGLNGVAGNLAGGATRKAIEGDGSSATRRHAGRYAGAAVSGAVSGAQAGGLPGAAIGAAKNVSVEGAQDAVKGVSKVTGGSPDAKSADQRELGAGGTGYERGASKADEGLGSKAVKGVAVGGGASAAPPAIGMVMAMAFLNWLKSMFFAAMAMAVNAGKLLWTLIVNIVKAVGHAIAAPFMAIGSFMAKGAGAVLGVTVTATMTPVAAAMSGAVATTATVALLGAVLTGVLNSTALTEGSINANGTACVVNAGSVGNGSGATVPADVERNAKEIYSVLSSWGMPKANIAGILGNWSQESGIDPTSVQNFPTRTYAMTVAKASAAQNTDNGIGLGQWTFGRNTLLRQYAKSRGVDWFTIKAQLAFMVDGDNPGDVTVFKDMLKKSQGSPRAAALYFHENWERSADGAAGLTARGDNAEMWFGKMSGWSVDSSIVGGVESIVGGIIENIANGINTILANCTSKAGSSVSLKDGGMTQDEAQALVDLFNKEGDKFLDDRYGPRGGPGSCGDNHAMNCVSFSTYFVNKYTTFQTYPVGDGKETAYTIARVTDKQMSSTPTAYSVGSAPGSIPAGHTLVVLGIQGDKVILGEAGYCAYMGRVRVDSAARMAAEGWKFVDMSDSMLPSDKIKTV, from the coding sequence ATGGCCACCGACAAGCCGCATCGGAGTCCCAAGAAGGGGGCGACGAAGGAGCAGCCGAGCACGTCGGTGAGTCAGGAGATGCCCCGGCAAGGTCGCGGGACCAAGAAGCTCGGCCCAGAGCAGGGCATAAGGGAGCCTCCTGAGGACAAGGTCCGCGTGCCCAAGCAACTCCCCCGGCGGGGAGTTGATTCTCCCGGTCCTTCTGGCACGGCGAACACTGCACCGAAGGCGCCGGAGGCCGCGCCGAAGATGCCGGACGCGGCAGACACCGCAGGCGAGGCGGCGGGTGCCGCGAATGCCGGTGCGAAGATCCATCAGGGCTTGAACGGCGTCGCCGGGAATCTGGCCGGAGGCGCGACCCGGAAGGCGATCGAAGGAGACGGCAGCAGCGCGACCCGTCGTCACGCCGGGCGCTACGCGGGAGCTGCCGTCTCCGGTGCCGTGTCCGGCGCACAGGCTGGCGGGCTTCCGGGAGCCGCCATCGGCGCAGCGAAGAACGTCAGCGTCGAGGGGGCTCAGGACGCGGTCAAGGGCGTGTCCAAGGTGACCGGTGGCAGCCCGGACGCCAAGTCCGCCGACCAGCGCGAGCTGGGTGCAGGTGGCACGGGCTACGAGCGCGGTGCGTCGAAGGCCGACGAGGGTCTGGGCTCGAAGGCGGTCAAGGGCGTCGCCGTCGGCGGTGGCGCGTCTGCCGCTCCGCCGGCCATAGGCATGGTCATGGCCATGGCCTTCCTGAACTGGCTCAAGTCCATGTTCTTCGCAGCCATGGCGATGGCCGTCAACGCCGGGAAGCTGCTGTGGACGCTCATCGTCAACATCGTTAAAGCGGTTGGTCATGCGATCGCTGCGCCGTTCATGGCAATCGGCAGCTTTATGGCCAAGGGGGCGGGCGCGGTCCTGGGCGTCACCGTCACGGCGACGATGACACCTGTAGCGGCGGCGATGTCGGGTGCGGTCGCGACGACTGCCACCGTAGCCCTGCTGGGCGCGGTCTTGACCGGCGTCCTCAACTCGACGGCGCTGACCGAGGGCAGCATCAACGCGAACGGGACGGCGTGCGTCGTCAACGCGGGTAGCGTCGGCAACGGTTCTGGGGCCACCGTCCCTGCGGACGTAGAGAGGAACGCCAAGGAGATCTACTCGGTACTCAGCAGCTGGGGGATGCCGAAGGCGAACATCGCGGGCATCCTGGGCAACTGGTCGCAGGAGTCTGGGATCGACCCGACAAGTGTGCAGAACTTTCCCACGAGGACTTATGCCATGACCGTCGCAAAGGCCAGCGCCGCGCAGAACACGGACAACGGCATCGGGCTTGGACAGTGGACGTTCGGCCGCAACACGCTGCTGCGCCAGTACGCGAAGAGCAGGGGCGTCGACTGGTTCACGATCAAGGCGCAGTTGGCTTTCATGGTCGATGGTGACAACCCGGGCGATGTCACGGTCTTCAAGGACATGCTCAAGAAGTCACAGGGCTCGCCGCGCGCGGCGGCGCTGTACTTCCACGAGAACTGGGAGCGTTCCGCTGACGGCGCAGCCGGGCTCACCGCACGGGGCGACAACGCCGAGATGTGGTTCGGCAAGATGAGTGGCTGGTCGGTCGACAGCTCGATCGTGGGCGGCGTCGAGAGCATCGTCGGCGGGATCATTGAGAACATCGCGAACGGAATCAACACGATCCTGGCGAACTGCACCTCCAAGGCTGGTAGTTCCGTCTCACTGAAGGACGGCGGGATGACGCAGGACGAGGCCCAGGCCCTCGTTGACCTCTTCAACAAGGAGGGCGACAAGTTCCTCGACGACCGGTACGGTCCGCGCGGTGGCCCCGGCTCCTGCGGTGACAACCATGCGATGAACTGCGTGAGCTTCTCGACCTACTTCGTGAACAAGTACACGACGTTCCAGACCTACCCGGTCGGCGACGGCAAGGAGACGGCTTACACGATTGCGAGGGTTACCGACAAGCAGATGTCCTCGACTCCGACGGCCTACTCGGTGGGCTCCGCCCCGGGCAGCATCCCCGCCGGCCACACTCTCGTGGTACTCGGCATCCAGGGCGACAAGGTCATCCTCGGCGAGGCCGGCTACTGCGCCTACATGGGTCGGGTCCGCGTCGACAGCGCGGCGCGGATGGCGGCCGAGGGCTGGAAGTTCGTGGACATGTCGGACTCGATGCTCCCCTCCGACAAGATCAAGACGGTCTGA